One Arthrobacter sp. StoSoilB20 DNA segment encodes these proteins:
- the deoC gene encoding deoxyribose-phosphate aldolase, which translates to MSNQAVAPANIASYIDHTLLKPEASEADVLKVCAEAIEYRFKSVCVNPVWVKTVTKALKGSGVLTCSVIGFPLGATPSDVKSFEARGAVLDGADEIDMVINMASARANDKGALVDDIKAVAETVHAGEAILKVIIETSMLNDEQKVIACEAAVEAGADFVKTSTGFNGGGATVEDVALMRKTVGPDIGVKASGGVRSLADAQAMIAAGATRIGASSGIAIVKGEQGSSAY; encoded by the coding sequence ATGAGCAACCAAGCGGTCGCCCCGGCGAACATCGCCTCCTACATCGACCACACCCTGCTGAAGCCGGAGGCCAGCGAAGCAGACGTCCTCAAGGTCTGCGCCGAAGCCATCGAATACCGGTTCAAGTCCGTCTGCGTGAACCCTGTCTGGGTCAAAACCGTAACCAAAGCACTCAAGGGCTCCGGTGTGCTGACGTGTTCGGTCATCGGGTTCCCGCTGGGCGCCACGCCCAGCGACGTCAAGTCGTTCGAAGCCCGCGGAGCGGTCCTCGACGGCGCTGACGAGATCGACATGGTGATCAACATGGCTTCCGCCCGGGCCAATGACAAGGGTGCGCTGGTGGACGACATCAAGGCCGTGGCCGAGACGGTCCACGCAGGTGAGGCCATCCTGAAGGTCATCATCGAGACGTCCATGTTGAACGACGAACAGAAGGTCATCGCCTGCGAAGCGGCCGTGGAGGCAGGGGCGGACTTCGTGAAGACTTCCACCGGATTCAACGGCGGAGGAGCAACCGTTGAAGACGTAGCGTTGATGCGCAAGACCGTTGGGCCGGATATTGGGGTCAAAGCGTCCGGCGGAGTGCGGTCCCTTGCCGATGCACAGGCTATGATTGCTGCTGGTGCAACACGTATCGGTGCGAGTTCGGGAATTGCCATTGTCAAGGGTGAACAGGGTTCATCTGCCTACTAG
- a CDS encoding FAD-dependent oxidoreductase, whose protein sequence is MSATPSAASLHIVIAGAGPAAQALVRRLTGGSDSRQGPFKGTITVLSNRDDCPDALLELAELPQVSVRFGQPASFIDSGAKIVTTVDGMEFSYDQLVIATGSAPSLPPVVGAESGLSYSTIDDAAAIGEAVKDLTKLVGRRPLGILVGNGPAAGQAEAVLRARGVRPVRTTLRPAAVVAASGVAASGVAASGVAASGVAASGVAEETASNLPATGILFEDGSSMKGDLVVLAEERTARNELAGSAGLLVASDGGISVGRDLATSVPGIWAIGDAASCDGLRLGLLLSAESSAMLCASGMLLGLRGTEDQQVPMAA, encoded by the coding sequence ATGTCCGCCACCCCGTCCGCAGCTTCCCTCCACATCGTCATCGCAGGCGCAGGCCCCGCGGCCCAGGCTTTGGTGCGGCGGCTCACAGGCGGGTCGGACTCCCGGCAGGGCCCGTTCAAGGGCACCATCACCGTTCTCAGCAATCGCGACGACTGCCCCGACGCCTTGCTGGAACTCGCCGAACTCCCCCAGGTTTCGGTGCGCTTCGGGCAGCCGGCCAGCTTCATCGACTCCGGCGCCAAAATTGTCACTACCGTGGACGGCATGGAGTTCTCCTATGACCAGTTGGTCATTGCCACCGGCTCGGCGCCCTCCCTCCCGCCCGTAGTGGGAGCCGAATCCGGCCTGAGCTATTCCACCATCGACGACGCCGCCGCTATCGGTGAAGCCGTCAAAGACCTCACCAAACTGGTAGGCCGCCGTCCCTTGGGAATCCTGGTGGGCAATGGACCTGCCGCGGGCCAGGCTGAGGCAGTGCTGCGCGCCCGTGGAGTCCGTCCCGTCCGCACCACCCTCCGCCCTGCCGCCGTCGTTGCCGCGTCAGGCGTTGCCGCGTCAGGCGTTGCCGCGTCAGGCGTTGCCGCGTCAGGCGTTGCCGCTTCGGGCGTTGCCGAAGAGACCGCTTCAAACCTGCCGGCCACTGGCATCCTGTTCGAGGACGGCAGCAGCATGAAGGGTGACCTCGTGGTCCTTGCCGAGGAACGGACCGCCCGCAATGAACTCGCCGGGAGTGCAGGCTTGCTGGTTGCCTCCGACGGCGGCATTTCCGTTGGGCGCGACCTCGCAACCTCCGTCCCGGGCATCTGGGCGATCGGTGATGCTGCTTCATGTGATGGGCTCCGCCTTGGTTTGCTGCTCTCCGCCGAGTCTTCTGCGATGTTGTGCGCCTCCGGCATGCTGTTGGGCCTGCGGGGTACTGAAGATCAGCAGGTCCCGATGGCTGCTTAG
- a CDS encoding patatin-like phospholipase family protein: MKHAAKRSLVLAGGGMRVAWQAGVVKALAEEGLEFQHIDGTSGGILTAGMMLSGVPPEEMCARWSGVDVKDFGSALPVGDYLKGPWSLPALGDADGILGKVFPALGINDATIRSRATQADAVEGSFNVVEFTEKRCHAIDAADIDAGLMAAGMSLPIFLKPLRREGKIWTDAVWIRDANVAEALRRGAEEIWLVWCIGNTPYWGDGPLEQYVHMIEMSAMGALLADFDAAAAAGQEFVLHVIRPRHPLPLDPEFYLGRVDADALIGMGYRDARAYLDTMTSAGLAKDATCTAMTDPAPGVRFTDTLRGTLDGSPLTFKAAVILPSDPGDEAPQLTGYLEHSRFGRAFLAGGRLETHGDDLTYRARIRVDGGWQTLALTRTLSDDPGPDAWADSRHARLEVGGLAADMTMSLGDAAGLLASVEPVGAHGFVDRAGAVAAFAGNGLRELLRRY; this comes from the coding sequence ATGAAACACGCGGCAAAGCGTTCACTGGTCCTCGCCGGGGGCGGCATGCGGGTGGCCTGGCAAGCCGGCGTGGTGAAAGCGCTCGCCGAGGAAGGCCTGGAATTCCAGCACATTGACGGCACCTCCGGCGGGATCCTCACGGCGGGCATGATGCTCTCCGGTGTCCCGCCGGAAGAGATGTGCGCCCGCTGGTCAGGCGTTGACGTCAAGGACTTCGGCTCAGCATTGCCCGTGGGTGACTACCTCAAGGGCCCGTGGTCCCTGCCCGCCCTTGGCGACGCCGACGGCATCCTCGGCAAGGTATTTCCCGCCTTGGGCATCAACGACGCCACCATCCGTTCCCGCGCAACCCAAGCCGACGCCGTCGAGGGTTCCTTCAACGTGGTGGAGTTCACCGAAAAGCGCTGCCACGCAATCGACGCCGCGGACATTGACGCCGGGCTGATGGCTGCAGGCATGTCGCTTCCGATCTTCCTCAAACCCCTGCGCCGCGAAGGGAAAATCTGGACCGACGCCGTCTGGATCAGGGACGCCAACGTAGCCGAAGCCCTTCGGCGCGGCGCCGAAGAGATATGGCTGGTCTGGTGCATCGGTAACACCCCGTATTGGGGCGACGGGCCACTGGAACAATACGTCCACATGATCGAGATGAGTGCCATGGGCGCCCTCCTGGCTGACTTCGACGCTGCCGCAGCCGCAGGACAGGAGTTTGTGCTGCACGTGATCCGCCCCCGCCACCCCCTCCCCCTGGATCCGGAGTTCTACCTGGGCAGGGTCGACGCCGATGCACTGATCGGCATGGGGTACAGGGATGCCCGCGCCTATCTGGACACCATGACCTCCGCAGGGCTGGCCAAGGACGCCACATGCACGGCAATGACAGACCCTGCGCCAGGAGTCCGCTTTACCGACACGCTCCGGGGCACGCTGGATGGCTCGCCCCTGACTTTCAAAGCGGCGGTAATTCTTCCCTCCGATCCCGGGGATGAAGCGCCGCAACTCACGGGCTATCTGGAACACTCCCGCTTCGGACGGGCATTCCTGGCCGGCGGGCGGCTGGAAACCCATGGCGATGACCTCACGTACCGTGCCCGGATAAGGGTCGACGGCGGGTGGCAAACCCTTGCGCTGACACGGACCCTGAGCGATGACCCCGGGCCCGACGCCTGGGCTGATTCGCGTCACGCCCGGCTCGAAGTCGGCGGGCTCGCGGCCGATATGACCATGAGCCTGGGAGATGCTGCCGGGCTTCTGGCCTCCGTCGAACCAGTGGGCGCTCACGGATTTGTGGACCGCGCAGGAGCGGTGGCAGCTTTCGCGGGCAACGGGCTCCGTGAGCTGCTGCGCCGATATTGA
- a CDS encoding acetoacetate decarboxylase family protein, producing the protein MKNLTELAVPLLKLLPSPVPRRQERLRGQHAFADGIKYVMPVNSDDSPVLMAAFPINKRAAAAALPGSEMRPFILGGKGLLVVTVVNYKSTDIGKYIEYSLAIAITHGSRPAPPILPLLFQKTFKLGQFVVDLPVSSEVSVKGGKGIWGMPKHQANLDFVVTDSTVSAQYDKDGQLGCYIEIQRPDPLNLPLKLAASNYCVFRNMLWKSDIYFEATGDIALGAQAKARLVLGDAPGVEPLKSLQVESNPVFTAWLPQAHGVLDDHYEAWFLTAPTQLEAVALPGGDMLDSVVDLGQGQEWLAPPDRSRVSGAVPSPAPRGGAQ; encoded by the coding sequence ATGAAAAACCTCACCGAACTTGCCGTCCCCCTGCTCAAACTCCTCCCATCACCTGTGCCGCGCAGGCAGGAACGGCTGCGTGGGCAGCACGCTTTCGCCGACGGAATCAAGTACGTCATGCCCGTCAATTCCGATGACTCACCAGTGCTGATGGCCGCATTTCCCATCAACAAACGGGCCGCCGCAGCCGCACTTCCCGGTTCGGAAATGCGGCCCTTCATCCTTGGCGGCAAGGGGCTGCTGGTGGTGACGGTGGTCAACTACAAATCCACCGACATCGGCAAGTACATCGAGTACTCCCTCGCCATAGCGATCACCCACGGAAGCAGGCCCGCCCCACCCATCCTTCCCCTCCTCTTCCAAAAGACCTTCAAACTGGGCCAGTTCGTGGTGGACCTGCCCGTCAGCTCCGAAGTCTCGGTCAAGGGCGGCAAGGGAATATGGGGCATGCCCAAGCACCAGGCCAACCTGGACTTTGTGGTCACGGACTCCACCGTCTCAGCCCAATACGACAAGGACGGCCAATTGGGTTGCTACATCGAGATCCAACGCCCCGATCCCCTCAACCTGCCCCTCAAACTGGCCGCCTCCAACTACTGCGTCTTCCGGAACATGCTCTGGAAATCGGACATCTACTTCGAAGCCACCGGGGACATAGCCCTCGGTGCCCAAGCCAAGGCGCGGCTCGTCCTCGGTGACGCGCCCGGCGTCGAACCCTTGAAAAGCCTGCAGGTGGAGAGCAATCCGGTGTTCACCGCCTGGTTGCCCCAAGCCCACGGAGTCCTGGATGACCATTACGAAGCGTGGTTCCTCACCGCTCCAACCCAGCTCGAGGCTGTGGCCCTGCCTGGTGGGGACATGCTGGACAGCGTGGTGGACCTGGGCCAAGGGCAGGAATGGCTGGCACCGCCGGACCGGAGCCGGGTCTCCGGCGCTGTCCCAAGCCCGGCGCCCCGTGGTGGTGCCCAGTGA
- a CDS encoding alpha/beta hydrolase, whose translation MITTRAEHRTEVIPIRARDNTPLSLVHVTSPVEAVKGPVILVHGSGVRAELFRPPVRTTIVDVLLYDGWDVWMLNWRASIDLDPLSWTLADAAVHDHPAAVEHVLNATGAESLKAVIHCQGSTSFTMSAVAGLLPQVDTIVSNAVSLHPVVPAFSRLKIDYLTPVVKAFTPYLSPAWGYKSQGYFTRAIRGLVKATHHECDNTVCKMVSFTYGSGRPALWSHENLDDATHRWLSGEFAEVPVTFFEEMGRSIKAGHLVAAGNHPELPQNLVAEAPQTDARFAFIAGLDNRCFLPESQQRTYEFFQKHRPGKDSLHLIPGYGHLDVFFGEHAWQDTFPIIVDELNRNSPSTTAPESKP comes from the coding sequence ATGATCACCACCCGTGCCGAGCACAGGACAGAGGTCATCCCGATCCGTGCCCGCGACAACACACCCTTGAGCCTGGTCCACGTCACCTCCCCTGTTGAGGCCGTCAAAGGGCCGGTGATCCTGGTTCACGGCTCCGGCGTCCGGGCCGAACTGTTCAGGCCACCGGTCCGCACCACCATCGTCGACGTGCTCCTCTACGACGGATGGGACGTTTGGATGCTGAACTGGCGTGCATCCATCGACCTTGACCCCCTGTCCTGGACGCTCGCCGACGCGGCCGTGCACGACCATCCCGCCGCCGTCGAACACGTCCTGAACGCCACCGGAGCCGAAAGCCTGAAAGCCGTCATCCACTGCCAGGGCTCCACGTCATTCACTATGTCGGCAGTGGCGGGACTGCTGCCCCAAGTGGACACCATCGTGTCCAACGCAGTGTCCCTGCACCCCGTGGTCCCGGCGTTCTCACGACTGAAAATCGACTACCTCACGCCAGTGGTCAAAGCCTTCACCCCATACCTGTCGCCGGCGTGGGGCTACAAGTCCCAGGGCTACTTCACCCGCGCCATCCGGGGCCTGGTTAAAGCCACCCATCATGAATGCGACAACACCGTCTGCAAAATGGTCAGCTTCACCTACGGCAGCGGCCGTCCCGCCCTCTGGTCCCATGAGAACCTCGACGACGCCACCCACCGATGGCTCAGCGGTGAGTTCGCCGAAGTACCAGTAACTTTCTTCGAGGAGATGGGCCGCAGCATCAAGGCCGGGCACCTGGTGGCCGCCGGAAACCACCCGGAGCTACCTCAGAACCTGGTGGCCGAAGCCCCGCAGACCGATGCGCGGTTCGCCTTCATTGCCGGTCTGGACAACCGGTGCTTCCTGCCTGAAAGCCAGCAACGCACCTACGAATTCTTCCAAAAACACCGCCCAGGGAAGGACTCGCTCCACCTCATTCCCGGCTACGGCCACCTTGACGTCTTCTTCGGCGAGCACGCCTGGCAGGACACCTTCCCCATCATTGTCGATGAGTTGAACCGAAACTCCCCATCGACCACAGCCCCGGAGTCGAAGCCATGA
- a CDS encoding GMC oxidoreductase, translated as MGRLGTGNSGAAGPEPASDQARRRDGIEKVDAVVVGSGFGGSVAALRLAEAGQSVVLMERGKTYPPGSFARSPSEMGRNFWDPDRGLYGLFDAWTFRGTEGLVSSGLGGGSLIYANVLLRKDEKWFVNESPIPGGGYENWPFTRADLDPYYDAAEAMLQPVPYPYMDTAKTLAMEKSASNLGLSITRPPIAVTFSAAPGTEPRTNHALPLPGYGSIHGPATVRTTCTLSGECDIGCNAGAKNTLDHNYISAAAFKGADVRTFHDVRGIRPLNPGSPGGGYEIRYVVHHPDHHGELLTERIIHCRRLILGAGTFGTNFLLLRNRGSLPALSDALGTRFSGNGDLLTFIMGAKTPPANGSRPGVRNLAGSRGPVITTAIRVPDSHDDDGDGRGYYVEDAGYPAFMNWLIETAQLGTTIKRTAKVAGQLFKDRLFDAGRSNVSADLAAALGDGRLSSSSVPMLGMGRDVPDGVMTLRDGRLAIAWTMATSKEYFGRVRETMESISKDLDGDFIDNPLWWAKRVITVHPIGGAPSGRHPGEAVCDSYGEVFGYPGLFVVDGAAMPGPVGANPSLTIAAFAERTCAHIIGNAEEPGGRGIRPADAAGSGGSGEKVAVQQEAAGAVVDVAASAPRALAPDATKGKTAPEEKPASAVSEVPQASQVRSRGLGRPGAAGVSGKEATSVRFTEQMHGWFSPGIADPEKGRSLGRDRSRKIMFELTIIAEDIEAFASDPNHPARAEGYVLADYFGGRMPVERGWFNLFVQDTADAAAPARRMLYRLWLRDPGGTPFTFTGHKLIRNEAGFDLWADTTTLYATILRGHVPPDAVPPDAAPPDAVPPDPGTQDALPPDAAQPTAGGAAQAGVVGAGILYIRPLDFAKQLTTFRAEGPAPAAGLVTFGKLFAGELWQVYGRRPRGVPFPFTSKR; from the coding sequence ATGGGTCGTCTGGGGACCGGGAACAGTGGGGCTGCGGGACCTGAGCCCGCTTCTGATCAGGCACGCCGCCGCGATGGCATCGAAAAGGTCGACGCCGTGGTGGTGGGCTCCGGCTTTGGAGGTTCCGTTGCGGCGCTTCGACTGGCCGAGGCCGGGCAGTCCGTTGTGCTCATGGAACGCGGCAAAACGTACCCGCCCGGCAGTTTCGCGCGTTCGCCGTCGGAGATGGGACGGAACTTCTGGGATCCGGACCGCGGCTTGTATGGACTTTTTGATGCCTGGACGTTCCGCGGCACTGAGGGGCTGGTGTCCAGCGGGTTGGGCGGTGGCTCACTCATCTACGCCAATGTCCTCCTGCGCAAGGACGAAAAGTGGTTCGTCAACGAATCCCCTATCCCCGGCGGCGGATATGAGAACTGGCCCTTCACCCGGGCAGACCTCGATCCCTATTACGACGCCGCCGAAGCCATGCTCCAGCCCGTCCCCTACCCGTACATGGACACCGCGAAGACCCTGGCCATGGAGAAGTCGGCCTCGAACCTGGGACTGTCCATCACCAGGCCTCCCATAGCCGTCACGTTCTCGGCAGCACCAGGGACCGAACCGCGAACCAACCATGCACTGCCGCTGCCCGGCTACGGCAGTATCCACGGTCCTGCCACGGTGCGCACCACCTGCACGCTCAGCGGTGAGTGCGACATCGGGTGCAATGCCGGCGCCAAGAACACCCTGGACCACAACTACATCTCAGCGGCCGCCTTCAAGGGAGCCGATGTCAGAACGTTCCATGACGTCCGTGGCATCCGGCCCTTGAACCCCGGGTCGCCGGGTGGCGGATACGAGATCCGCTATGTGGTGCATCATCCGGATCATCACGGCGAACTTCTCACCGAACGCATCATCCATTGCCGCCGGCTCATCCTCGGTGCCGGCACATTCGGCACCAACTTCCTCCTGCTCCGAAACCGCGGTTCCCTCCCTGCGCTGAGCGACGCCCTTGGCACCCGTTTCAGCGGCAACGGCGACCTCCTGACGTTCATCATGGGTGCGAAGACGCCCCCGGCCAACGGCTCACGGCCCGGCGTCCGGAACCTGGCCGGCAGCCGGGGCCCGGTGATCACCACAGCCATCAGGGTCCCCGATTCACACGACGACGACGGCGATGGCCGCGGTTATTACGTGGAGGACGCGGGGTATCCGGCCTTCATGAACTGGCTCATCGAGACAGCGCAACTGGGCACCACCATCAAACGGACTGCCAAAGTGGCCGGGCAGCTCTTCAAGGACAGGCTGTTCGACGCCGGCCGGTCCAACGTCTCCGCCGACCTCGCCGCAGCGTTGGGCGATGGCCGTTTGTCCTCCAGTTCGGTGCCCATGCTGGGGATGGGCAGGGACGTCCCCGACGGTGTCATGACCCTCCGCGACGGGAGGCTGGCCATCGCCTGGACCATGGCAACCTCCAAGGAGTACTTCGGCCGCGTCCGCGAAACCATGGAGTCCATTTCCAAAGACCTGGACGGGGACTTCATCGACAACCCCCTCTGGTGGGCCAAGCGTGTCATCACGGTGCACCCGATCGGAGGAGCCCCCTCCGGGAGGCATCCGGGCGAAGCAGTCTGTGATTCCTACGGCGAGGTCTTCGGCTATCCCGGATTGTTCGTGGTGGACGGCGCCGCGATGCCGGGCCCTGTGGGTGCCAACCCGTCCCTGACCATTGCAGCGTTCGCGGAGCGCACCTGCGCCCACATCATCGGGAACGCAGAGGAACCTGGTGGCCGGGGCATCCGCCCGGCAGATGCCGCGGGCTCCGGCGGGTCCGGCGAAAAGGTGGCCGTCCAGCAGGAGGCGGCCGGCGCCGTCGTCGACGTCGCCGCGTCCGCTCCGCGTGCGTTGGCGCCGGATGCCACCAAAGGCAAGACCGCACCTGAGGAAAAGCCTGCGAGCGCAGTCTCTGAGGTGCCCCAGGCTTCCCAGGTGCGCAGCCGCGGACTGGGCAGGCCCGGCGCTGCAGGCGTAAGCGGCAAAGAGGCCACCTCCGTCCGGTTCACCGAACAAATGCACGGCTGGTTCAGTCCGGGCATCGCCGATCCGGAGAAGGGGCGGAGCCTGGGCAGGGACCGGAGCAGGAAGATCATGTTCGAGCTGACCATCATCGCCGAGGACATCGAGGCGTTCGCCTCCGACCCGAACCATCCGGCCAGAGCTGAAGGCTACGTGCTGGCGGACTACTTCGGTGGCCGGATGCCGGTGGAACGGGGCTGGTTCAATCTGTTTGTCCAGGACACCGCCGACGCCGCTGCACCAGCAAGGCGCATGCTCTACCGTTTGTGGCTGCGGGACCCGGGCGGAACACCCTTCACGTTCACCGGTCACAAATTGATCCGCAACGAGGCAGGATTCGACCTCTGGGCGGACACCACCACCCTGTATGCCACCATCCTGCGTGGCCACGTGCCACCGGATGCTGTGCCACCAGATGCAGCGCCACCAGACGCTGTGCCACCAGATCCAGGGACGCAGGATGCCCTGCCACCGGACGCCGCACAGCCAACTGCAGGCGGCGCCGCCCAAGCAGGCGTCGTCGGGGCCGGCATCCTCTACATCCGGCCCCTCGACTTCGCCAAGCAACTCACCACGTTCCGCGCCGAAGGACCGGCCCCGGCGGCAGGCTTGGTGACGTTCGGGAAGCTGTTTGCCGGCGAACTCTGGCAGGTCTACGGGCGGCGTCCCAGAGGCGTCCCCTTCCCGTTCACGTCAAAGCGATGA
- the umuD gene encoding translesion error-prone DNA polymerase V autoproteolytic subunit, producing the protein MGVIVGPRVIDAGFSLMSVLLAPLPVAAGYPSPAQDYFDGRIDLNEHLIKDVTSTFVVRVTGQSMEGAGISDGDELIVNRALEPRDGSVVVAVLDGELTIKRLRVTPTGVILQADNPKYPDIRVPALSELTIWGVATTCLHHI; encoded by the coding sequence GTGGGCGTGATAGTCGGCCCCCGCGTGATAGATGCGGGCTTTTCCCTGATGTCAGTATTGCTGGCGCCTCTCCCGGTGGCGGCCGGTTATCCCTCGCCGGCGCAGGACTATTTTGATGGCCGGATCGATCTCAACGAGCACCTCATCAAGGACGTCACCAGCACCTTCGTGGTCCGGGTGACAGGGCAGTCCATGGAAGGTGCAGGGATCAGTGATGGTGACGAGCTGATCGTCAACCGGGCACTGGAGCCCAGGGATGGGTCCGTCGTCGTCGCTGTCCTCGACGGGGAACTGACCATCAAAAGGCTCCGCGTCACGCCCACGGGAGTGATCCTCCAGGCCGACAATCCCAAGTACCCGGACATCCGCGTGCCGGCCCTTTCTGAACTCACCATCTGGGGAGTTGCCACCACATGCCTGCACCACATTTGA
- a CDS encoding Y-family DNA polymerase, translated as MSKPALMHRMQEIAHVDINCFYASAERAFNPSLEGKPVIVLSNNDGCAVTRSPEAKKLGIGLGEPWFKLAPRAREWGLIALSSNYELYGDISSRVMELLARYSAWQEVYSIDEAFLGVKGQPQELLELGRTIKTACQRHVGVPVCVGIARTKTLAKLANKWAKHNPAFNGVCRWDSVPGAQREALMARLSVIEIWGVATRLTKRLNAMGIFSILDLVRADPVALRDKFSIVMMRTVLELQGTPCIPMEEERIGRDQLIFSRSFSTPITTAAQLRQVLSVYGQMASARLAKHDLQAKLLTAFAATSVYNPNDKSFPTVNVKLPIPTSDPVLLTKAAHALVPRIQEGVRYAKAGIMVTDLRPSGNQKPLEIFENRHEERGIGPLLEQVSKRYGRGSIGLGHAGIKGGPDWSMKRDMLSPRYTTNWDELPLVKAA; from the coding sequence ATGTCCAAGCCAGCACTCATGCACCGGATGCAAGAGATCGCCCACGTGGACATCAACTGTTTCTATGCGTCGGCGGAACGTGCCTTCAACCCTTCGCTGGAGGGCAAGCCAGTGATTGTGCTGTCCAACAACGACGGCTGCGCAGTGACCAGGTCTCCGGAAGCGAAGAAGCTGGGGATCGGACTGGGGGAACCTTGGTTCAAACTTGCTCCACGGGCCAGGGAATGGGGTCTCATTGCCCTCTCAAGCAACTACGAGCTCTACGGGGACATCAGCTCCCGCGTCATGGAACTCCTGGCCCGCTACTCGGCGTGGCAGGAGGTGTACTCCATTGATGAGGCGTTTCTGGGGGTAAAAGGTCAACCGCAAGAGCTGCTCGAACTGGGACGGACCATCAAAACTGCGTGCCAACGGCATGTGGGCGTGCCGGTCTGCGTGGGGATTGCCCGTACCAAGACGCTTGCCAAGCTGGCCAACAAATGGGCCAAGCATAATCCGGCTTTCAACGGAGTGTGCCGTTGGGACTCGGTTCCTGGGGCCCAACGGGAGGCCTTGATGGCACGGCTGTCGGTGATTGAGATCTGGGGCGTAGCCACCAGGCTGACCAAACGGTTGAACGCCATGGGGATCTTCTCCATCCTTGACCTGGTCCGGGCCGACCCTGTGGCCCTGCGGGACAAGTTCTCCATTGTCATGATGCGCACCGTGCTGGAATTGCAGGGCACCCCGTGCATCCCGATGGAGGAGGAAAGGATCGGGAGGGACCAGCTGATCTTCTCCCGCTCCTTTTCAACGCCGATTACGACGGCGGCGCAGCTGCGGCAGGTGCTCAGCGTCTACGGCCAGATGGCAAGTGCCAGGCTCGCCAAACACGATCTCCAAGCAAAATTGCTCACGGCCTTTGCCGCCACTTCGGTCTATAACCCCAACGACAAGTCCTTTCCGACGGTTAACGTCAAGCTGCCCATACCCACCTCGGATCCCGTGCTGCTGACCAAGGCTGCCCATGCATTGGTTCCCAGGATCCAGGAAGGCGTCAGGTACGCCAAGGCCGGGATCATGGTTACTGACCTCCGCCCCAGCGGGAACCAGAAACCGCTGGAGATCTTTGAGAACCGGCACGAGGAACGTGGGATCGGCCCCCTGTTGGAGCAAGTCAGCAAGCGCTACGGCCGGGGCTCCATCGGTTTGGGGCACGCCGGAATCAAGGGAGGACCCGACTGGTCCATGAAACGGGACATGCTCAGTCCCCGGTACACCACCAACTGGGACGAACTTCCCTTGGTGAAGGCGGCCTGA
- a CDS encoding uroporphyrinogen-III synthase, producing MTVARTFEVQDPAAAPEVSEAADAPLDGFRIGVTSHRRSRDLIEALERRGASVLHAPALKIAPVQEDMVLIEDTRTIIAAKPDICIATTAYGMRRWCEAADSFGIGEQLLDALSACRMFVRGPKARGAVRAAGLADVGISSDETTATLVDMLLAEGVRGKTVAVQLHGYTDVRQLERLRMSGAIVLTVTPYRWVKPDGEDKLPRLIEAVVGGNLDVLTFTSAPAVDAMWSTAHEMGLYRQLIEALKGPVTVAAVGPVTAQPLVDAGLTPLIPDRYRMGALIRLVTEHLSLNHVRRLETKSATIELRGRCLRINGEVIDLAPAPLLLLRALLGAGGAVLSREALSDLLDLRGSVHALDMTVSRLRSSLPDGKLVETVVKRGYRLRA from the coding sequence ATGACTGTTGCACGCACCTTTGAAGTCCAGGACCCCGCTGCTGCACCGGAAGTTTCCGAGGCCGCCGATGCGCCGCTGGATGGATTCCGGATCGGAGTCACCTCGCACCGCCGTTCCCGTGACCTCATTGAGGCCCTGGAGCGCCGCGGTGCGAGCGTGTTGCACGCCCCCGCGCTGAAGATCGCCCCGGTGCAGGAAGACATGGTACTTATTGAGGACACCCGCACCATCATTGCCGCGAAGCCGGATATCTGCATCGCCACCACCGCATACGGCATGCGCCGGTGGTGCGAGGCCGCTGACTCTTTCGGCATCGGAGAACAACTCCTGGACGCACTCTCCGCCTGCCGCATGTTCGTCCGTGGACCCAAGGCCCGCGGTGCCGTACGCGCGGCCGGTCTTGCCGACGTCGGAATCAGCAGTGACGAAACCACTGCGACACTGGTGGACATGCTGCTGGCAGAAGGCGTGCGCGGCAAGACGGTGGCCGTGCAGCTGCATGGCTATACGGACGTCCGCCAGCTGGAACGGCTGCGCATGTCCGGCGCCATTGTCCTGACCGTCACCCCCTACCGCTGGGTGAAGCCCGACGGCGAGGACAAGCTCCCGCGCCTGATCGAGGCTGTGGTGGGCGGCAACCTCGACGTCCTGACCTTCACCAGCGCACCAGCCGTGGACGCGATGTGGAGCACAGCCCACGAAATGGGCCTTTACCGTCAGCTCATCGAAGCCCTGAAGGGCCCCGTGACGGTTGCCGCAGTGGGGCCCGTCACCGCACAACCACTGGTCGACGCCGGTCTGACGCCACTGATCCCTGACCGTTACCGCATGGGGGCGCTGATCCGGTTGGTTACCGAGCACTTGTCCCTGAACCATGTGCGCCGCTTGGAGACCAAGAGCGCCACCATTGAGCTGCGCGGGCGTTGCCTGCGGATCAACGGCGAGGTGATCGACCTGGCGCCCGCTCCCCTGCTGCTCCTGCGTGCCCTGCTCGGCGCGGGCGGGGCAGTGTTGTCCCGCGAGGCGCTCTCGGACCTGTTGGATCTGCGCGGCTCCGTGCATGCCCTGGACATGACGGTCAGCCGGCTGCGCTCCTCCCTGCCCGATGGCAAGCTCGTGGAAACGGTAGTCAAGCGTGGGTACCGGCTGCGGGCGTAG